One region of Maylandia zebra isolate NMK-2024a linkage group LG10, Mzebra_GT3a, whole genome shotgun sequence genomic DNA includes:
- the rhogb gene encoding ras homolog family member Gb — translation MQTIKCVVVGDGAVGKTCLLISYTTGAFPKEYIPTVFDNYSSQVTVDGRIISLNLWDTAGQEEYDRLRTLSYPQTNVFVICFSISSPASYENVKHKWHPEVSHHCPGVPILLVGTKSDLRNDAEIQRKLKEQNQAPVTHQQGAALARQIQAIRYMECSALNQEGIKEVFTEAVRAYLNPQPTVTKKPCVLL, via the exons atGCAGACTATAAAGTGTGTGGTTGTGGGTGACGGTGCTGTGGGGAAGACGTGTCTCCTTATATCCTACACCACCGGAGCGTTTCCCAAAGAGTACATCCCCACTGTGTTCGACAACTACAGCAGCCAG GTGACGGTGGACGGCAGGATCATCAGCTTGAACCTGTGGGACACGGCAGGGCAGGAGGAGTACGACCGGCTCAGGACGCTCTCCTACCCCCAGACCAACGTCTTCGTCATCTGCTTCTCCATCTCAAGCCCCGCCTCCTACGAGAATGTCAAACACAAGTGGCACCCAGAG GTGTCCCACCACTGTCCCGGCGTTCCCATCCTCCTGGTTGGCACGAAAAGCGACCTCAGGAACGATGCCGAGATTCAGAGGAAGCTCAAGGAGCAGAACCAGGCGCCGGTCACCCACCAGCAGGGCGCCGCCCTCGCCCGCCAGATCCAGGCCATCCGCTACATGGAGTGCTCGGCACTCAACCAGGAAGGCATAAAGGAAGTGTTCACCGAGGCGGTGAGGGCGTACCTCAACCCGCAGCCCACCGTCACCAAGAAGCCCTGCGTCCTGCTGTAG